A stretch of the Acipenser ruthenus unplaced genomic scaffold, fAciRut3.2 maternal haplotype, whole genome shotgun sequence genome encodes the following:
- the LOC117971578 gene encoding galactoside alpha-(1,2)-fucosyltransferase 2-like, with protein MKLEKPMTWKPCIFLLFLLCIFIMSFLYGVIEIFNKQQILKMDQLKSSSKSTMTTIRKDQGIWTVNSLGRLGNQMGEYATLYALAKQNNHQAYILPEMHEYLAPIFKITLPVLHSKINTNIQWKHYWLHDWMSNEYYNIPGDYVKLTGTPCSWTFYHHIKEDILREFTFHDFLKDEANQYLEGIKGSRENVTFIAVHVRRGDYVRVMRDSWKGVIADKAYIDKAMSYFRNKYQEPVFVVTSNGMEWCKENIDASKGDVYFSGDGNESNPAKDFVILAHCNHTIMTIGTFGYWAGYLVGGETVYLSNFTLPESPFLKLFKYEAAFLPEWHGIPADLSPLLNSIKP; from the coding sequence atgaaacttgAAAAGCCAATGACTTGGAAACCATGTATTTTCTTACTGTTTCTACTATGTATCTTCATAATGTCCTTCTTATATGGAGtcattgaaatatttaataaacagcaaatcCTGAAGATGGATCAATTAAAATCAAGTTCCAAATCAACAATGACCACTATTAGAAAGGATCAAGGGATATGGACTGTAAACTCACTTGGCCGTCTTGGCAATCAAATGGGTGAGTATGCAACTCTGTATGCCTTGGCTAAGCAAAACAATCACCAAGCATACATACTTCCAGAGATGCATGAGTACTTAGCACCAATCTTCAAGATCACTTTACCTGTGCTTCATAGTAAAATTAACACAAACATACAATGGAAACATTACTGGCTCCATGACTGGATGTCCAATGAGTATTACAACATTCCTGGGGATTATGTGAAGCTAACAGGCACTCCTTGCTCTTGGACCTTCTACCATCATATTAAAGAAGACATCCTTAGGGAATTCACCTTCCATGATTTCCTCAAAGACGAGGCCAACCAGTACCTGGAAGGTATTAAAGGGAGTCGGGAAAATGTCACCTTCATTGCAGTCCATGTGCGAAGGGGGGACTATGTGCGTGTTATGAGAGACTCATGGAAGGGAGTGATAGCAGATAAGGCCTACATTGATAAAGCCATGTCTTATTTCAGGAACAAGTATCAAGAACCTGTGTTTGTGGTAACCAGCAATGGCATGGAGTGGTGCAAAGAGAACATTGATGCTTCTAAAGGAGATGTGTATTTCTCTGGTGATGGAAATGAATCAAACCCAGCAAAGGACTTTGTTATTCTTGCTCACTGCAATCACACCATCATGACTATTGGGACATTTGGTTACTGGGCTGGGTACCTTGTTGGTGGGGAGACGGTTTATCTCTCCAACTTCACACTCCCTGAATCACCATTCCTGAAATTATTCAAGTATGAAGCTGCCTTCCTTCCTGAATGGCATGGGATCCCAGCTGACCTTTCACCCCTTCTGAATTCAATCAAACCATAG